The Pectinophora gossypiella chromosome 15, ilPecGoss1.1, whole genome shotgun sequence genome segment AACATCCGTGCCTATACCTATAATAAATTAAGGACAACATGCCTAATGGATCCCGCGTCGTCAGGGTCCGGTGCGTCGGGAGTGTCGGGTGGCTCGTAGCGGTCGTTAGGGATATACGGTGAATGTGACGACCCCGCCGACGGGATCAGTAGACGGAGTTTACGCCTAAAACGGCCTTGTTTTATTGGTATCTCGATTTCACAATCTATCCTGACTTCACCCTATATTTCGAAAAATCTATATGGTTAGATTGACTACATAAGATTGTGTAAAATCAGCTTTTATCCAATCATGGTGGGACACCTACATTTTTCTAGTGACTTTCCATAAGCCGAGCGGAGTTAGGCCTAAATCGATCAGACACCGCGAAGGGGAGAACAACAGAGAGTTTCTCTCGCTCCTTCGTATGCTGTGATTTGTCTACTCGGCAAGTTCTCTTTTCAAAAAAACCTATGCACCCTTGAGCTATTACTGGTACAAAGCTAAATCGCTCTATTAAACAGGCCCAGACAAAAACGTATCTATATAATTACCTGATAACAAAAGCTTGCAACATGGTTCCCACAAAAGCGATCCCGAAGCACAGTAACACAAGCACGTAGTTGGGTATCTTCTTCAAACCGCGCGCTGCGTACGCGCTCGATTTGGCCTCAGCTTTGTCTTGCCGCGGGCGCGCCTTGCTGTACGTCTCGTACGAGTAATTACTGTATGGCGGGCTGTTCCTTATGTTGCTGAAACGGGGACGAAGTGAAAGTTCATAATTAAATCctttgataattaaaacacataataacgggttcttaccgcgtttaaagtagggatatgagactcccgatacttcgacactgttgcaagtgccatgatcacgggatgacttaaAACAATTGATATTCATTGTGTGAGTTATGAGAACAGGATTTAGTTAGATTAAGGTATTGTAAGGttaattaggtactttaaaattaataaaaataataactacagggcctttcccgggaatgttcccactttgggaaagttctctgcagtaaaaaggcgcaaaactcaaaaaaaagaactaaaaaaaagaaccttaaaaagagctttattacctataGACAGATAAGACCTGAgtataagaaagaacaatttgataaagaaaagcagccagtgtctttactattaaagagggTATGgtaatattcccactttgggaacattccggaAATTGCACATcactttatgaattttattatcaaaaaattCAGAAATATGATGAATATCTTTGATCAAAGTGGCTCACAACTACAATACATGAAAGAACTATAAAactcatttataaaaatatttacctcCTTACTGGCATTGGAATGCAatcaactatttatttattagtatttatgAGACTACTTACTTGTACATACTATCATAACTCCTGTAATATCGAGGATTGGTGTACACTTCAATAGTGCTGTCGTAACGGGCCCGGCTACCTGGTTTACCTAGTACGCTATATGCCTCCACTATCTGCACAAATTGCTGTTGGGCATTTACATCCTTATTTTTGTCTGGATGATACTGAAATTACAGAAATAAGCAAATACATAACTCACACTCCCATACATCCATAGACACACACCCGTAATCACTACAGAGGTGGGTAAAGCTACAGTGAAAGACTTGCATACACTATTGATACAGTCCTTGGATAGAATATGCTGAACCATAATGGTGACAAGGAATCAGCCTGCACATACACTTTCAAATCTtacattaaaatgacatagcagatATGATCGATT includes the following:
- the LOC126373356 gene encoding dnaJ-like protein 60 isoform X1: MYNIMRRNVDITTINTVIRCYSLCRKSHYEILRLRKNCSDKEIKEAFIKLSKEYHPDKNKDVNAQQQFVQIVEAYSVLGKPGSRARYDSTIEVYTNPRYYRSYDSMYNNIRNSPPYSNYSYETYSKARPRQDKAEAKSSAYAARGLKKIPNYVLVLLCFGIAFVGTMLQAFVIRRKLRLLIPSAGSSHSPYIPNDRYEPPDTPDAPDPDDAGSIRQAIERSKYLAEELDKVRAAADGNSNEMQTRIILEKIVGSANPTIATASLGQALATEKK
- the LOC126373356 gene encoding dnaJ-like protein 60 isoform X3, with protein sequence MYNIMRRNVDITTINTVIRCYSLCRKSHYEILRLRKNCSDKEIKEAFIKLSKEYHPDKNKDVNAQQQFVQIVEAYSVLGKPGSRARYDSTIEVYTNPRYYRSYDSMYNNIRNSPPYSNYSYETYSKARPRQDKAEAKSSAYAARGLKKIPNYVLVLLCFGIAFVGTMLQAFVIRQAIERSKYLAEELDKVRAAADGNSNEMQTRIILEKIVGSANPTIATASLGQALATEKK
- the LOC126373356 gene encoding dnaJ-like protein 60 isoform X2, whose product is MYNIMRRNVDITTINTVIRCYSLCRKSHYEILRLRKNCSDKEIKEAFIKLSKEYHPDKNKDVNAQQQFVQIVEAYSVLGKPGSRARYDSTIEVYTNPRYYRSYDSMYNNIRNSPPYSNYSYETYSKARPRQDKAEAKSSAYAARGLKKIPNYVLVLLCFGIAFVGTMLQAFVIRELYVVHKRQAIERSKYLAEELDKVRAAADGNSNEMQTRIILEKIVGSANPTIATASLGQALATEKK